The Mucilaginibacter terrae region AAGTACGAAGTCGAGGTCAATCTCAAACTTTAAAACCTTTTTAGTCAAAACTAAATGATATTTTTGCGTTTCAAAATTACAAATAAGAAACCGTTGCAATAAAATTTTGTTGTTAACAATGCATGAGATTTTAGATTTGATATTTAAGTAAATTTATTTTTCTTTGCACAGAATTTTTATTTAATCATTTAACATAAATTATTATGTCTGATATCGCTTCAAGAGTAAAAGCAATCATCGTGGAAAAATTAGGTGTTGACGAAAGTGAAGTTACACCTGAGGCAAGTTTCACCAACGATTTAGGTGCTGACTCATTAGACACCGTGGAATTGATCATGGAGTTTGAAAAAGAGTTTAACG contains the following coding sequences:
- a CDS encoding acyl carrier protein, which codes for MSDIASRVKAIIVEKLGVDESEVTPEASFTNDLGADSLDTVELIMEFEKEFNVAIPDDQAETIGTVGQAIAYLEKNVK